A part of Thermotoga petrophila RKU-1 genomic DNA contains:
- a CDS encoding [Fe-Fe] hydrogenase large subunit C-terminal domain-containing protein: MKIYVDGKEVIINDNERNLLEALKNVGIEIPNLCYLSEASIYGACRMCLVEIDGQITTSCTLKPYEGMKVKTNTPEIYEMRRNILELILATHNRDCTTCDRNGSCKLQKYAEDFGIRKIRFEALKKEHVRDESAPVVRDTSKCILCGDCVRVCEEIQGVGVIEFAKRGFESVVTTAFNTPLIETECVLCGQCVAYCPTGALSIRNDIDKLIEALESDKIVIGMIAPAVRAAIQEEFGIDEDVAMAEKLVSFLKTIGFDRVFDVSFGADLVAYEEAHEFYERLKKGERLPQFTSCCPAWVKHAEHTYPQYLQNLSSVKSPQQALGTVIKKIYARKLGVPEEKIFLVSFMPCTAKKFEAEREEHKGIVDIVLTTRELAQLIKMSRIDINRIEPQPFDRPYGVSSQAGLGFGKAGGVFSCVLSVLNEEIGIEKVDVKSPEDGIRVAEVTLKDGTSFKGAVIYGLGKVKKFLEERKDVEIIEVMACNYGCVGGGGQPYPNDSRIREHRAKVLRDTMGIKSLLTPVENLFLMKLYEEDLKDEHTRHEILHTTYRPRRRYPEKDVEILPVPNGEKRTVKVCLGTSCYTKGSYEILKKLVDYVKENDREGKIEVLGTFCVENCGASPNVIVDDKIIGGATFEKVLEELSKNG; encoded by the coding sequence ATGAAAATTTACGTTGATGGAAAAGAAGTTATCATAAATGACAACGAGCGTAACCTCCTTGAAGCGCTGAAGAACGTGGGGATAGAGATTCCGAATCTGTGTTATCTTTCGGAGGCTTCTATATATGGAGCCTGTAGAATGTGCCTTGTGGAGATCGACGGTCAGATCACCACTTCCTGTACCCTGAAACCTTACGAAGGTATGAAGGTAAAAACGAACACCCCCGAAATATACGAAATGAGAAGGAACATCCTCGAACTCATCCTTGCAACTCACAACAGAGACTGTACCACCTGCGATAGAAACGGAAGCTGTAAACTTCAGAAGTACGCTGAAGACTTCGGCATAAGAAAGATCAGATTCGAAGCTCTCAAGAAAGAACACGTCAGGGACGAATCCGCTCCGGTAGTGAGAGATACATCCAAGTGTATCCTCTGCGGTGACTGTGTTCGCGTGTGTGAAGAGATCCAGGGAGTCGGTGTTATCGAGTTCGCCAAGCGCGGTTTTGAAAGCGTCGTGACGACCGCTTTTAATACTCCCCTCATAGAGACAGAGTGTGTGCTCTGCGGACAGTGTGTAGCATACTGTCCAACGGGAGCTCTGAGCATCAGAAACGATATAGACAAGTTGATTGAAGCTCTTGAAAGCGACAAGATCGTGATAGGAATGATCGCACCCGCGGTGAGAGCTGCGATTCAGGAAGAGTTTGGAATAGACGAAGACGTCGCAATGGCGGAAAAACTCGTCTCTTTCCTGAAAACGATAGGCTTCGATAGAGTTTTCGATGTGTCGTTCGGAGCAGATCTTGTCGCCTACGAAGAAGCCCACGAGTTCTACGAAAGACTCAAAAAAGGAGAAAGACTTCCACAGTTCACCTCATGCTGTCCTGCGTGGGTGAAGCACGCTGAGCACACCTATCCTCAGTACCTTCAGAATCTCTCGAGCGTGAAATCACCTCAACAGGCACTTGGCACGGTGATAAAGAAGATCTACGCAAGAAAACTCGGTGTTCCTGAAGAAAAGATCTTCCTCGTTTCGTTCATGCCGTGTACCGCTAAAAAGTTCGAAGCAGAAAGAGAAGAACACAAAGGAATCGTTGACATTGTCCTCACAACAAGAGAACTTGCTCAACTCATCAAGATGAGCAGAATAGACATAAACAGAATAGAACCCCAGCCGTTCGACAGACCTTACGGAGTGTCTTCGCAGGCGGGTCTCGGTTTTGGAAAAGCCGGTGGGGTCTTCTCCTGTGTTCTTTCTGTGTTGAACGAGGAAATCGGCATAGAAAAAGTCGACGTGAAATCTCCAGAAGATGGCATCAGGGTAGCGGAAGTTACACTCAAAGATGGTACGTCTTTCAAAGGAGCCGTCATATACGGTCTTGGTAAGGTGAAGAAGTTCCTCGAAGAAAGAAAAGACGTGGAGATTATCGAAGTAATGGCCTGTAACTACGGATGTGTGGGTGGAGGAGGACAGCCTTACCCGAACGATTCCAGAATCAGAGAACACAGGGCAAAAGTGCTAAGAGACACCATGGGAATAAAATCTCTCCTCACACCCGTGGAAAACCTCTTCCTCATGAAACTCTACGAAGAAGATCTGAAAGACGAACACACAAGACATGAGATTCTCCACACCACCTACCGACCGAGGAGAAGATACCCGGAAAAAGATGTGGAAATACTTCCCGTTCCAAACGGTGAAAAGAGAACGGTGAAAGTCTGTCTTGGAACCTCCTGTTACACGAAAGGATCTTACGAAATACTGAAAAAGCTCGTTGATTACGTCAAAGAGAACGATAGGGAAGGAAAAATAGAAGTGCTGGGAACGTTCTGTGTGGAAAACTGCGGGGCTTCTCCGAACGTGATCGTGGATGATAAAATCATAGGTGGTGCCACTTTTGAGAAGGTGCTGGAGGAGCTTTCGAAAAATGGCTGA
- a CDS encoding NADH-ubiquinone oxidoreductase-F iron-sulfur binding region domain-containing protein has protein sequence MFKNAKEFVQYANKLKTLREKKLNGVSIYVCVGTGCTAKGALKVYSAFEEELKKRNLLGQVTLEKIDDDKVTLNRTGCCGRCSSGPLVKIMPYRFFYSNVVPEDVPEIVDRTVLKGEPIERLFLTDPLTGEKVPRIEDTTLFKNQDFYIMEAIGESECDSIEDYIARGGYESLVKALTSMTPEEIIETVKASGLRGRGGGGFPTGLKWEFTRKAQGDIKFVVCNGDEGDPGAFMNRTLLERDPHLVLEGMIIAGYAVGAQKGYAYIRAEYPFAVKMFKKAIEDARKLGLLGENILGTGFSFDLEVKEGAGAFVCGEETALLASIEGKRGMPRPKPPFPAQSGLWGKPTLINNVETYANIPRILRDGVENYRKRGTENSPGTKMFSVAGPLKATGIIEVEFGTTLRDIIYNICGGFVEGEEFKAVQIGGPSGACLSEDFIDMPLDYDTLKKADAMVGSGGIVVITKKTCMVEVARFFLDFTKRESCGKCVPCREGTMQAYNILEKFTHGKATYEDLKALEHLSKTIKTASLCGLGKTAPNPILSTLKLFREEYIAHIEGECPSGMCTAFKKYVINPDICKGCGLCARSCPQNAITGERGKPYTINQEKCVKCGLCASKCPFKAIELV, from the coding sequence ATGTTTAAGAACGCGAAAGAGTTCGTCCAGTACGCAAACAAACTGAAAACCCTGAGAGAGAAAAAACTGAACGGTGTCTCTATATACGTCTGCGTCGGAACTGGTTGTACTGCGAAAGGTGCTCTCAAAGTTTACAGCGCTTTCGAAGAAGAGCTCAAAAAGAGAAACCTCCTCGGACAGGTCACGCTGGAAAAGATCGATGATGACAAAGTCACGTTGAACAGAACAGGGTGCTGTGGAAGGTGTTCTTCCGGTCCCCTCGTGAAGATCATGCCCTACAGGTTCTTCTATTCAAATGTTGTACCCGAAGATGTCCCGGAGATCGTGGACAGAACCGTCCTCAAGGGTGAGCCCATAGAAAGACTCTTTCTGACGGATCCCCTCACGGGAGAAAAGGTTCCCAGAATAGAGGACACCACGCTTTTCAAAAACCAGGATTTCTACATCATGGAAGCCATAGGTGAGTCCGAGTGTGACAGTATAGAAGACTACATCGCACGGGGTGGATACGAGTCTCTCGTCAAAGCCCTCACTTCAATGACACCGGAAGAAATCATAGAAACGGTGAAGGCATCCGGTCTCAGAGGAAGAGGTGGAGGAGGATTTCCAACAGGTCTCAAATGGGAATTCACCAGAAAAGCGCAGGGTGATATAAAATTCGTCGTCTGCAACGGTGACGAAGGAGATCCCGGAGCGTTCATGAACAGAACCCTCCTCGAGAGAGACCCCCATCTCGTTCTCGAGGGAATGATAATAGCGGGTTACGCGGTTGGTGCGCAGAAAGGCTACGCTTACATAAGGGCTGAGTATCCGTTCGCAGTCAAAATGTTCAAAAAAGCCATAGAAGATGCCAGAAAACTCGGTCTTCTTGGGGAAAACATACTCGGTACTGGATTCTCTTTCGACCTCGAGGTGAAGGAAGGTGCCGGCGCGTTCGTCTGCGGTGAAGAAACAGCACTGCTCGCTTCCATAGAAGGGAAAAGAGGTATGCCCAGACCAAAGCCACCGTTCCCGGCTCAATCCGGTCTCTGGGGTAAACCCACCCTCATAAACAACGTGGAAACATACGCGAACATACCAAGAATACTCAGAGACGGTGTGGAAAACTACAGAAAACGCGGAACGGAAAACTCACCGGGAACCAAGATGTTCTCCGTTGCCGGTCCCCTCAAAGCCACCGGTATCATCGAAGTTGAATTCGGCACCACCTTGAGAGATATCATCTACAACATATGTGGAGGATTCGTTGAAGGAGAAGAGTTCAAAGCGGTTCAGATTGGAGGACCGTCCGGAGCGTGTCTTTCCGAAGATTTCATCGACATGCCCCTCGATTACGACACACTGAAGAAAGCTGATGCGATGGTAGGATCCGGTGGAATAGTCGTGATTACAAAGAAAACGTGTATGGTAGAGGTTGCAAGGTTCTTCCTCGATTTCACCAAGAGGGAATCCTGTGGAAAGTGCGTGCCGTGCAGGGAAGGCACCATGCAGGCGTACAACATATTGGAAAAGTTCACCCACGGAAAAGCTACATACGAGGATCTCAAAGCTCTCGAACACCTCTCAAAAACAATAAAGACCGCTTCTCTCTGTGGGCTCGGAAAGACCGCTCCCAACCCCATTCTCAGTACCCTGAAGCTCTTCAGAGAGGAGTACATTGCACACATCGAAGGAGAATGTCCAAGCGGAATGTGTACGGCGTTCAAGAAATACGTCATCAACCCGGATATCTGTAAAGGCTGTGGACTCTGTGCCAGATCCTGTCCACAGAACGCCATAACCGGAGAAAGAGGAAAACCGTACACGATAAATCAGGAGAAGTGTGTCAAGTGCGGTCTCTGTGCGAGTAAATGTCCGTTCAAAGCCATAGAGCTTGTCTGA
- the nuoE gene encoding NADH-quinone oxidoreductase subunit NuoE, whose product MERHFEKVEEILKKYGYKRENLIKILLEIQEIYRYLPEDVINYVSTAMGIPPAKIYGVATFYAQFSLKPKGKYAIMVCDGTACHMAGSPEVLKAIEEETGLTPGNVTEDLMFSLDQVGCLGACALAPVMVINGEVYGNLTADKVKEILRKIKEKERESANV is encoded by the coding sequence TTGGAAAGACACTTCGAAAAGGTCGAAGAAATTTTGAAGAAATACGGTTACAAGAGAGAGAATCTGATAAAGATCCTCCTCGAGATCCAGGAGATCTACAGGTACCTTCCGGAGGATGTGATCAACTACGTGAGCACCGCTATGGGAATTCCTCCCGCAAAGATCTACGGAGTGGCGACTTTTTACGCTCAGTTCTCTCTGAAACCAAAAGGAAAGTACGCGATCATGGTGTGCGATGGGACTGCCTGTCACATGGCAGGATCTCCAGAAGTACTCAAAGCAATCGAAGAAGAAACGGGTCTCACTCCTGGAAACGTCACGGAAGATCTCATGTTCAGTCTCGATCAGGTTGGATGCCTCGGAGCCTGCGCGCTCGCACCGGTCATGGTGATAAACGGTGAGGTCTATGGAAACCTCACGGCCGATAAGGTGAAAGAAATCCTGAGAAAAATAAAAGAGAAAGAGAGGGAGAGCGCCAATGTTTAA
- a CDS encoding SpoIIE family protein phosphatase: protein MLTCDVFFASKNKKGEEVCGDSIKVKRESEKIVVSISDGLGSGIKASILSTLTSTIASTMLIKGLPVADVFRTILATLPICRVRKISYSNLCSVVCDFKNNTCTVVEYEFPVVMLFKGERRVFPEKLELEIEGKKVFVWQFQPEAGTLLFLATDGLSQAGMGTDLFPLGFGVENIEKEMKHLLKNHVSPENIVRHFVKLAEKLDQEVRGDDTLVACLNFREKRILNLFVGPPEDRKKDEEYVRTFLSLPGKKIVCGGTTGQIFERVTGKKVEIDLYTLSENSPPVGYMEGIDLMTEGIVTLTQVFRYLEGQSDELGYGAKFIVKSLLEADEINFFVGRAINPAHQNPLFSHDISLKFRLVKDIAQILRERGKIVNVQYC, encoded by the coding sequence ATGCTGACCTGTGATGTCTTTTTTGCCTCGAAGAACAAAAAAGGCGAAGAGGTGTGTGGAGACTCGATAAAAGTCAAGAGAGAAAGTGAAAAAATAGTGGTCAGCATTTCCGACGGACTGGGAAGCGGGATAAAAGCGAGTATTCTCTCAACTCTCACATCAACCATAGCCTCCACGATGCTGATAAAAGGTCTTCCTGTAGCAGATGTGTTCAGAACGATCCTCGCGACACTCCCCATTTGCAGAGTAAGAAAAATCAGCTACTCCAATTTGTGCTCCGTGGTGTGCGACTTCAAAAACAATACCTGCACCGTCGTCGAATACGAGTTTCCGGTTGTGATGCTGTTCAAAGGAGAAAGAAGGGTCTTTCCTGAGAAGCTGGAACTCGAGATAGAAGGAAAAAAAGTGTTCGTATGGCAGTTTCAACCTGAAGCTGGAACTCTACTCTTTCTGGCAACGGATGGACTCTCTCAGGCGGGAATGGGAACGGATCTTTTTCCACTGGGTTTCGGTGTGGAAAACATAGAAAAAGAGATGAAGCATCTTCTGAAAAACCACGTTTCTCCCGAAAACATCGTCAGGCACTTTGTAAAGCTCGCAGAAAAACTGGACCAAGAAGTGAGAGGGGATGATACACTCGTTGCTTGCTTGAATTTCCGAGAAAAGCGCATTCTGAATCTGTTCGTCGGACCACCTGAGGACAGAAAAAAAGACGAAGAGTACGTGAGAACGTTTCTCAGCCTTCCTGGAAAAAAGATCGTTTGCGGAGGAACAACAGGTCAGATCTTTGAAAGGGTTACAGGAAAGAAAGTTGAGATCGATCTGTACACCCTCTCGGAAAACTCTCCGCCTGTTGGATACATGGAAGGAATCGATCTCATGACGGAAGGAATCGTCACCCTGACTCAGGTGTTCAGGTACCTCGAAGGGCAATCGGACGAACTGGGGTACGGTGCAAAATTCATCGTCAAAAGTCTTCTGGAGGCCGATGAAATCAACTTCTTCGTTGGAAGGGCAATAAACCCGGCTCATCAGAATCCTCTGTTCAGCCACGATATCTCTTTGAAGTTCAGACTGGTCAAGGATATCGCTCAGATCCTTCGAGAAAGGGGAAAAATAGTGAACGTTCAATACTGTTAG
- a CDS encoding [Fe-Fe] hydrogenase large subunit C-terminal domain-containing protein, with product MAELIFSRETDCRYCYKCLRNCPVKAISFKSGKSTVLEEECVFCGLCLDICPQNARSYRKDVGRFLSLSRPFLVSIAPSFFAYFENPLRVIGILKEMGAVVVQETAVGAEIVSRRYEEVFEKHPGPLITTACPVVVNLAEKHFPNVLKYFAPVDSPLMAHAKFLKTRYGDFPIVFVGPCIAKKSESDLVDVALTFEELEEILEEREGKEALPDGPYPDRARFYPTTDGIGYTVSVPWEKKLVVEGIENLMRVFSRIDEYKSVFIEASACYGSCLNGPVMKKKSNGKERLLEWQKKLPKEPKVNHLKIDTFRSYRNKSRNVEVPEEEIKKVLVSIGKDDPSKELNCGACGYDSCREKARAVVLGKAEKEMCFVYLLDLVKSSSYRVVEESPNAVFVLKDEKVIYRNRVAGELIQKDPGILECAKGSVGETLNIEGKRFFFVKEFSLEDGEEVIMLVDITQEKLKDEELDKVKKETLRKVEEMLNKQMRIAQEIAGILGESIAETKSSFMELKRFMEGENADL from the coding sequence ATGGCTGAACTCATATTCTCGAGAGAAACGGATTGCAGATACTGCTACAAGTGCTTGAGAAACTGTCCTGTTAAAGCCATATCTTTCAAATCGGGAAAATCAACAGTTTTAGAAGAAGAATGTGTTTTTTGCGGGTTATGTTTAGATATCTGTCCTCAGAATGCAAGAAGCTATCGGAAAGACGTTGGAAGATTTCTGAGTTTGTCCAGACCGTTTCTTGTTTCCATAGCACCGTCGTTTTTCGCTTACTTTGAAAATCCTCTGAGAGTTATCGGTATTTTGAAAGAGATGGGTGCTGTGGTTGTTCAGGAAACAGCCGTGGGTGCGGAGATCGTTTCCAGAAGGTACGAAGAGGTCTTTGAAAAACACCCTGGTCCCCTCATAACAACTGCCTGTCCCGTGGTTGTTAATCTCGCTGAGAAACATTTTCCTAATGTTTTGAAATATTTTGCACCTGTTGATTCTCCTCTGATGGCGCACGCGAAGTTTTTGAAGACACGATACGGTGACTTCCCAATTGTGTTTGTTGGACCATGCATAGCAAAGAAATCCGAAAGCGACCTCGTTGACGTTGCACTCACCTTCGAAGAACTCGAGGAGATCCTCGAAGAAAGAGAAGGAAAAGAAGCTCTTCCGGACGGTCCGTATCCAGACAGGGCTCGGTTTTATCCGACAACGGACGGTATAGGCTACACCGTTTCTGTCCCATGGGAAAAAAAGCTCGTGGTTGAAGGTATCGAAAACCTGATGAGAGTCTTTTCCAGGATAGATGAATACAAAAGTGTTTTCATAGAGGCTTCCGCATGCTACGGCAGCTGTTTGAACGGACCTGTGATGAAGAAAAAAAGCAACGGAAAAGAAAGGCTTCTTGAATGGCAGAAGAAACTCCCAAAAGAACCGAAGGTGAATCACCTCAAGATCGATACCTTCAGGAGCTACAGAAACAAGTCCAGGAACGTGGAAGTTCCAGAAGAGGAAATAAAAAAGGTTCTCGTGTCCATAGGAAAAGACGATCCGTCCAAAGAGTTGAACTGCGGTGCGTGTGGATACGATTCGTGCCGTGAAAAAGCCAGGGCCGTGGTCCTTGGAAAAGCGGAAAAGGAGATGTGCTTTGTGTACCTGCTTGATCTGGTCAAATCTTCCAGTTACAGAGTCGTTGAAGAATCTCCAAACGCTGTATTCGTTTTGAAAGACGAAAAAGTGATCTACAGAAACAGGGTAGCTGGGGAACTGATCCAGAAGGATCCTGGGATCCTGGAATGTGCGAAGGGCTCTGTGGGAGAAACTCTCAACATCGAAGGGAAGAGATTCTTCTTTGTGAAGGAATTTTCTCTCGAGGATGGAGAAGAAGTCATCATGCTAGTGGATATTACGCAGGAAAAACTGAAAGACGAAGAGCTCGACAAGGTAAAAAAGGAAACACTCAGAAAGGTCGAAGAAATGCTGAACAAACAAATGAGAATCGCTCAAGAAATTGCTGGGATACTCGGTGAATCCATCGCGGAAACCAAGAGCAGTTTCATGGAGCTGAAGAGGTTCATGGAGGGAGAAAATGCTGACCTGTGA
- a CDS encoding NAD(P)H-dependent oxidoreductase subunit E — protein sequence MIVRVCMGSSCHLKGSYEVVRRFQELQKKYNFKLYGSLCFGNCSQGVCVEIDGQLFSRVTPENAEEILKRVLQNG from the coding sequence ATGATTGTGAGAGTATGTATGGGGAGTTCTTGTCATTTGAAGGGATCTTACGAGGTTGTCAGGAGATTTCAAGAGCTTCAAAAGAAATACAACTTCAAGCTGTACGGTTCATTGTGTTTCGGAAACTGCTCTCAGGGAGTCTGCGTTGAAATCGATGGACAACTGTTCAGCAGAGTAACTCCTGAAAATGCTGAGGAAATTCTAAAGAGGGTGCTTCAAAATGGCTGA
- a CDS encoding inositol-3-phosphate synthase has product MVKVLILGQGYVASTFVAGLEKLRKGEIEPYGVPLARELPIDFKDIKIVGSYDVDRAKIGKKLSEVVKQYWNDVDSLTSDPEIRKGVHLGSVRNLPIEAEGLEDSMTLKEAVDTLVKEWTELDPDVIVNTCTTEAFIPFGNKEDLLKAIENNDKERLTATQVYAYAAALYANKRGGAAFVNVIPTFIANDPAFVELAKENSLVVFGDDGATGATPFTADVLSHLAQRNRYVKDVAQFNIGGNMDFLALTDDGKNKSKEFTKSSIVKDILGYDAPHYIKPTGYLEPLGDKKFIAIHIEYVSFNGATDELMINGRINDSPALGGLLVDLVRLGKIALDRKEFGTVYPVNAFYMKNPGPAEEKNIPRIIAYEKMRIWAGLKPKWL; this is encoded by the coding sequence ATGGTCAAGGTCCTGATCCTCGGACAGGGCTACGTTGCCAGTACATTTGTTGCTGGACTTGAAAAGCTCAGGAAAGGGGAAATAGAACCTTACGGAGTGCCCCTTGCAAGGGAACTTCCCATCGACTTTAAAGACATCAAGATTGTGGGAAGCTACGACGTGGACAGAGCGAAGATTGGAAAGAAACTGAGCGAAGTGGTGAAGCAGTACTGGAACGATGTTGACTCGCTGACGAGTGATCCTGAGATTCGCAAAGGAGTACACCTTGGAAGCGTGAGGAACCTCCCCATCGAAGCTGAAGGTCTCGAAGACAGCATGACTCTGAAGGAAGCGGTTGACACTCTTGTCAAGGAATGGACAGAACTCGATCCCGATGTGATCGTGAACACCTGTACCACGGAGGCTTTCATACCCTTCGGGAACAAAGAAGATCTTCTGAAAGCTATCGAAAACAACGACAAAGAGAGACTCACTGCAACTCAGGTGTACGCTTACGCGGCGGCTCTGTACGCGAACAAGCGTGGAGGGGCGGCTTTTGTGAACGTTATTCCGACCTTCATAGCGAACGACCCGGCTTTCGTTGAGCTCGCGAAAGAGAACAGCCTCGTCGTTTTCGGAGACGACGGTGCTACCGGTGCCACACCGTTCACAGCGGACGTTCTCAGCCATCTTGCCCAGAGAAACAGGTACGTCAAAGATGTTGCGCAGTTCAACATAGGAGGAAACATGGACTTTCTAGCGCTCACAGACGATGGAAAGAACAAGAGTAAAGAATTCACCAAGTCCAGTATAGTGAAGGACATTCTCGGTTACGATGCACCGCATTACATAAAACCTACAGGGTATCTTGAACCACTTGGAGATAAAAAGTTCATAGCCATTCACATCGAGTACGTGAGTTTCAACGGTGCTACAGATGAGCTCATGATAAACGGAAGAATAAACGACAGCCCGGCTCTTGGAGGTCTCCTTGTTGACCTTGTGAGACTCGGAAAGATCGCACTCGACAGGAAGGAGTTCGGAACGGTCTACCCAGTGAACGCCTTCTACATGAAAAACCCGGGACCGGCGGAAGAAAAGAACATCCCAAGAATCATCGCTTACGAGAAGATGAGAATCTGGGCGGGATTGAAACCGAAGTGGCTGTGA
- a CDS encoding sugar phosphate nucleotidyltransferase, producing MREAVVLASGAGKRLRSVTGDVPKVFYRFDGCELVKYPMISLMKNGVERFVLVVSEGYRDLGEKVLNDLGVEGIVVENKKVELGNAYSFFLSEPYVESEKFFLSCGDSLFPPEALKSAFSEDEFHIKLGVSKRSDLIDPEEASKVLVNEDRIVKIGKRIDEYNYFDTGVFVMTKKVYSLKESFSWTEEISLYHVLQKAVDTGMLVKVFDFGNALWTEIDSPEDLNEKVYELMKKIKEGVAC from the coding sequence GTGAGAGAGGCCGTTGTGCTGGCTTCCGGAGCTGGAAAAAGACTCAGATCGGTTACCGGAGATGTTCCGAAGGTCTTTTACAGGTTCGACGGTTGTGAGCTCGTAAAATATCCGATGATCTCCCTGATGAAAAACGGTGTTGAAAGATTCGTTCTTGTCGTCTCAGAGGGCTATAGAGATCTCGGAGAGAAGGTTCTGAATGATCTGGGTGTCGAGGGGATTGTCGTTGAGAACAAAAAGGTGGAACTCGGCAACGCGTATTCTTTCTTCCTGAGTGAACCTTACGTGGAGAGCGAAAAATTTTTCCTCTCGTGTGGTGATTCTCTCTTTCCACCTGAGGCACTGAAAAGTGCTTTCAGTGAGGATGAATTCCATATAAAACTCGGTGTGAGTAAGAGAAGTGACCTGATAGACCCTGAAGAGGCGAGTAAAGTATTAGTAAATGAAGATCGGATTGTTAAAATCGGAAAGAGAATCGATGAGTACAACTATTTCGACACGGGTGTTTTTGTGATGACGAAAAAGGTTTACAGCCTCAAGGAGAGTTTTTCATGGACTGAGGAAATTTCTCTGTATCATGTGCTGCAGAAGGCAGTTGACACAGGAATGCTCGTTAAAGTGTTCGATTTTGGAAATGCTCTGTGGACAGAAATAGACTCTCCCGAGGATTTGAATGAAAAGGTTTATGAGTTGATGAAAAAAATAAAGGAGGGAGTGGCATGCTGA
- a CDS encoding CDP-alcohol phosphatidyltransferase family protein, which translates to MLRKSTDGWISSLINRRFSSRITNLILEKNWQITPNQMSFISFLVGVLAFPFYLLKVPWIAGILVQVSSVLDGVDGELARARNVSSNWGAFFDTMLDRFVDILAVLGLSLYGYLKDGPSLSLLFWSVLAVSGSLMVSYLHSVGKVFGTHPALVGKLSGFASRDVRLFVVFVFSLFGMYLPALVVISILSYVYTTGKFVELLVLNR; encoded by the coding sequence ATGCTGAGAAAATCCACCGATGGGTGGATTTCTTCTCTGATAAACAGGAGATTTTCCTCAAGGATCACAAATCTCATTCTCGAGAAAAACTGGCAGATAACACCCAATCAGATGTCTTTCATCAGCTTTCTTGTTGGTGTTCTCGCGTTTCCGTTTTATCTTCTCAAAGTTCCATGGATCGCAGGAATTCTTGTTCAGGTTTCTTCTGTTCTGGACGGAGTGGATGGGGAGCTCGCACGCGCAAGAAATGTGTCTTCAAACTGGGGAGCTTTTTTCGATACGATGTTGGACAGGTTCGTGGATATACTGGCCGTTCTTGGGCTGTCTCTTTACGGTTACTTGAAAGATGGTCCCTCTCTTTCTTTACTCTTCTGGTCGGTTCTTGCCGTCAGCGGTTCTCTCATGGTGAGTTACCTTCACAGTGTTGGGAAGGTGTTTGGTACCCACCCGGCTCTCGTCGGAAAACTATCCGGTTTTGCTTCCAGGGATGTTAGGTTGTTCGTTGTATTCGTTTTTTCTCTCTTTGGAATGTATCTTCCTGCTCTTGTAGTTATCTCGATCCTGTCGTATGTTTACACTACTGGGAAATTCGTGGAACTTTTGGTGCTCAACAGGTGA
- a CDS encoding ABC transporter ATP-binding protein: MLELIDVWYEVEGKAILKGINARFEKQRVYSILGTNGAGKSTLAYLIMGLEGYRPTRGKILLDGEDITDLSVTERAKRGITLMWQEPARFTGIKIRDYLTLGGRRKVSKEELERVLELVGLNPALYLERNVDEKLSGGERKRVELASILLMKPRYTILDEPDSGIDIMSLEMIEKVLSELVNAGGSVILVTHREEIALESDYAFLICHGSILKEGNPSEIVQFYKNSCDRCDHPNEPSGEMIV; encoded by the coding sequence GTGCTGGAGCTCATCGATGTGTGGTACGAGGTAGAGGGAAAGGCTATCCTGAAGGGAATAAACGCTCGCTTCGAAAAACAAAGGGTTTACTCCATACTGGGAACCAACGGTGCGGGAAAAAGCACTCTCGCCTATTTGATCATGGGGCTTGAGGGCTACAGACCCACCAGGGGAAAGATACTCCTCGACGGTGAGGACATCACCGATCTTTCCGTAACAGAGAGAGCCAAAAGAGGGATCACTTTGATGTGGCAGGAACCCGCTCGATTCACAGGAATCAAGATCAGAGACTATTTGACTCTCGGTGGAAGAAGGAAAGTATCGAAAGAGGAGCTCGAAAGGGTCCTGGAACTCGTTGGTCTGAACCCAGCACTCTACTTGGAAAGAAACGTCGATGAAAAGCTGAGCGGTGGAGAGAGAAAGAGGGTAGAACTTGCGAGTATTCTTCTCATGAAACCCAGATACACCATCCTCGATGAGCCAGACTCCGGGATAGATATTATGAGCCTTGAGATGATAGAGAAGGTTCTCTCGGAACTCGTGAATGCGGGTGGCTCTGTGATCTTAGTCACTCACAGAGAAGAAATTGCCCTGGAGAGCGACTACGCCTTTCTCATTTGTCACGGCTCCATCTTGAAAGAAGGAAACCCATCTGAGATCGTGCAGTTCTACAAAAACAGCTGTGACAGATGTGATCATCCGAATGAACCATCAGGGGAGATGATCGTATGA